In one window of Caenimonas aquaedulcis DNA:
- a CDS encoding phosphatidate cytidylyltransferase: MLKQRVITAIVMLAILLPALFWSTPLPFTVISLVLIAAGAWEWGRLNGAGKGGSIGIAAACLVLCAAAWYAGWLDRSLLVLWCIAGGFWVLAGAWLIRAGVAGWPKIPRVLRLVGGVLVLWVAWLAVSQARMIGINFLLSLLVLVWVADIFAYFAGRTFGLKFTKRKLAPAISPGKSWEGVWGGMLGVIVLAVVWTLADRHFNASVPSLYSRLAAQGWWLLVVASVFMAAMSVVGDLSESLVKRSAGAKDSSNLLPGHGGVLDRVDALLPTLPLAMMLAGLAAR, encoded by the coding sequence ATGCTCAAGCAGCGCGTCATCACCGCCATCGTCATGCTGGCGATCCTCCTGCCGGCCCTGTTCTGGTCGACGCCGCTTCCATTCACCGTGATCTCTCTCGTCCTCATCGCCGCGGGAGCGTGGGAGTGGGGGCGCCTCAACGGGGCGGGGAAGGGCGGCTCGATCGGCATCGCTGCCGCGTGCCTCGTGCTCTGCGCCGCGGCGTGGTACGCCGGCTGGCTGGACCGCTCGCTGCTGGTCCTGTGGTGCATTGCCGGCGGGTTCTGGGTGCTGGCAGGTGCCTGGCTGATCCGGGCGGGAGTGGCGGGCTGGCCGAAGATTCCACGCGTGCTCCGGCTGGTCGGCGGCGTGCTGGTGCTGTGGGTCGCGTGGCTTGCGGTATCGCAGGCCCGCATGATCGGGATCAACTTCCTGTTGTCGCTGCTCGTGCTCGTGTGGGTCGCGGATATCTTCGCGTACTTCGCGGGCCGCACTTTCGGTTTGAAATTCACGAAGCGCAAGCTCGCACCGGCCATCAGCCCCGGCAAAAGCTGGGAAGGCGTATGGGGCGGCATGTTGGGCGTGATCGTGCTCGCCGTGGTCTGGACGCTCGCGGACAGGCACTTCAACGCGTCCGTGCCCAGCCTCTACTCGCGCCTGGCTGCACAAGGTTGGTGGTTGCTGGTGGTGGCTTCCGTTTTCATGGCGGCGATGAGCGTCGTGGGCGATCTTTCGGAGTCGCTGGTCAAGCGCAGTGCCGGCGCCAAGGATTCGAGCAACCTCCTGCCCGGGCACGGCGGGGTGCTCGACCGTGTCGATGCGCTGCTTCCCACGCTGCCGCTGGCCATGATGCTCGCGGGCCTGGCGGCGCGATGA
- the ispC gene encoding 1-deoxy-D-xylulose-5-phosphate reductoisomerase, which produces MTLRIAVLGSTGSVGANTLDVIGRHPDRFRVFALSASSQVDLMLQQCARFKPRFAVMAREDAGRELAGRIESEGLSTKVLTGAPALDEVASHEDVDAVMASIVGAAGLSSCMAAARAGKRLLLANKEALVVGGELFIEAVKEGGATLLPIDSEHSAIFQSLPEDPSTWDTRVEKIILTASGGPFRTRDPKSLRDVTPEQACAHPNWVMGRKISVDSATMMNKALEVIEARFLFGLRPERLEVVIHPQSVIHSMVQYRDTSVVAQLGTPDMRVPIAYGLAWPERVASGAQALDFRSLADMSFEDLDTRGHAERFPGLALAWQTLRAPSGTTAVLNAANEVAVAAFLERRIRFDQIHALNLATLDAVTISKPRSLEDLLDLDASARDAAGQLIGRLAA; this is translated from the coding sequence ATGACGCTTCGCATCGCGGTGCTGGGCTCCACCGGGTCGGTGGGTGCCAATACGCTCGATGTCATCGGGCGCCATCCGGACCGCTTCCGGGTGTTCGCGCTCAGTGCTTCGAGCCAGGTCGACCTGATGCTGCAGCAGTGCGCGCGCTTCAAGCCGAGATTCGCGGTGATGGCGCGGGAGGATGCCGGCCGCGAACTGGCGGGCCGCATCGAGTCCGAAGGCCTCTCGACGAAAGTCCTCACGGGTGCTCCGGCACTGGACGAAGTCGCCTCGCACGAAGACGTGGACGCGGTGATGGCGTCCATCGTCGGCGCCGCCGGGCTGTCGTCGTGCATGGCCGCGGCACGCGCCGGCAAGCGCCTGCTGCTGGCCAACAAGGAAGCGCTCGTCGTGGGCGGCGAACTCTTCATCGAGGCGGTGAAGGAGGGCGGCGCCACGCTCCTGCCGATCGACAGCGAACACTCCGCCATCTTCCAGTCGCTGCCCGAGGACCCGTCGACGTGGGATACGCGCGTCGAGAAGATCATCCTCACGGCATCCGGCGGCCCGTTCCGCACCCGTGATCCGAAGTCGCTGCGCGACGTCACGCCCGAGCAAGCCTGTGCGCATCCCAACTGGGTGATGGGCCGCAAGATTTCGGTCGACTCCGCGACGATGATGAACAAGGCGCTCGAAGTCATCGAGGCGCGCTTCCTGTTCGGGCTGCGGCCCGAGCGGCTGGAAGTCGTGATCCATCCGCAGAGCGTCATCCATTCGATGGTGCAGTACCGCGACACGTCCGTCGTGGCCCAGTTGGGCACGCCCGACATGCGCGTGCCCATCGCCTACGGGCTCGCATGGCCCGAGCGCGTCGCATCGGGCGCGCAGGCCCTCGATTTCCGCAGCCTCGCGGACATGAGTTTCGAAGACCTGGACACGCGTGGCCACGCCGAGCGCTTCCCGGGGCTCGCGCTGGCCTGGCAGACCTTGCGTGCCCCTTCGGGGACGACGGCGGTGCTCAACGCCGCGAACGAGGTGGCCGTGGCCGCTTTCCTGGAGCGCCGCATCCGCTTCGACCAGATCCATGCGCTCAACCTTGCAACTTTGGACGCCGTGACCATCTCCAAGCCACGGTCGCTGGAAGACCTGCTGGACCTGGATGCGTCGGCGCGCGATGCCGCCGGGCAGCTCATCGGACGGCTGGCGGCCTGA